The DNA segment CAACTGccattttaaagaaaataaatatggaataataaaatgttatccGTATTTCCAATTTTTAGATTAAGAGACGCCAAAGATATATATCTGTTTGAATTTCGTATATTCTAGATATTGTAAATAATAAGTTGTGAGACTTTACTTGTTAAATCAAATGAGATTTAAACGCAACATTGGATCGTATCCactaataaagaaagaaatgtaCTCTACTCTCATATTCTGATACCAATAAACAGTGAACgtattatttctttcaaaattctaaataataacttataaattgtaatattttaaaacaaactttcattaataaatttagcttaagaataaaattataatcataataaattgttttatttaaaagcatTTATCTGTCACCAAATTTTCACTCACgggataaaatataaaatgtgtaaAGTACAGGTGCTTATCACTTAGAATATAGTtcaaaattaatcttaattgatagcatcttatatttatttattatttcttaaaaatagaataaggaAGGAactgcaaaaaataaaataaaaaaggaaaagtgtTACATTATCTTCGTCCATAGGTTAATCCCTAACTTTTGCCGCTGTCTTTCTACTCACGCACTTTGCCGCCTCCTTTTCGCCGGTGATTTTCTCTGTTCCGACACCGGAAACCTCCGCCCATCACTTCGATCGCAACCTCCGGTTCGTTCTCATTCACCATCCCTCCTTCCCTCTTTCTTCATCTTGTTCAATTTCTTGTCCCCCGCACCACGTGATCTATCATTGGTTGCGTTCTGCGTTTTGTTATGGAATCAGAAAAGTCTAACACTGTCTATACTTGTTCTCGTCAGCGACTTGATTTTCGGTACAGATGAGTTGCTCTTCCGGAACAGTATTATCAGTATGTGCATCACTCTCTTCTCCACTGCCTCCGTCTCGCACGCCCAATCCCAATTCCAATTcgctttcattttcattttcattttcatggcTTTCTTCATTTCCCTCATTAACTTTAAGTACATCTCGCTCCGCCAAAAACCCTCCCAATCCCTCACGCTCCCAGGTAACAAAAGTCCTCTCccacttttctcttttttattatttatttatttgtatttattaaatactatCAGAGTTTAATCAAGGAATCTGAATcattcctcttcctcttctgcaATCAATATTGTCATGCCCTCTCTCTTGGGTTAACTATTAAATTCAATTTCCGCATTCATGATATGTCAGTATGTTGATGTCACAGAAGAAAAAGGTGAAATGAAATTGGAATGAAtacatacaattttttcatttgtgTGAGATACTAAAACTGCTGTAAAAAGATAAGAGATGAGGAATGAAAAAACAAAGGATGTAGTGATAGTATTATTTCGTCAACATGAAAATAGTAGAGTCTTAAACATGAAATTCTTCTTAATATTCATAATGTCTGTGTGACAATCTACAACAagcttattttaaaatattgttgttgttggtaTTAACCAATCAAAGAGATTGTAGAAGGAGCACCCTGAAACTTCTGTTGGGGGTTGTGAAATGTGACATGAACATTTTGGCATGAAGTAAAACAGTTTATGTTCTAAATATTTTTCCCTTAACATGTGTAGGATTCTTTCATTCGAGCTGCCTATACCCGAAGGTCTCGTGGTGAAGCTGCAAAGAAGCCGAGCAGGAAATCATGGAAGCAAAGGACAGATATGTACATGAGACCATTCTTGTTAAATGTTTTCTTCTCAAAAAGATTTATTCATGCAAAAGTGGTACACCGTGGAACGAGCAAAGTCATATGTGTTGCTACCACAAACGCCAAGGATCTTCGAAACTCCCTTCCATCCTTGATAGATCATAACGCATGTAAAGTGGTTGGAAGGCTTATTGCCGAGCGATCAATGGAAGCTGATGTATTTGCAGTGGCGTATGAACCCAGAAAGGATGAAAGAATTGAAGGTAGACTAGGCATTGTTCTTGATACAATTAAGGAAAACggcattatttttatttgacctCATTTTGAACTACTAGTAGTGTAATAGATATTGTTTGATTGTTTATGGTTCATTTCTGCATTAATTTGCTGGttcatgaattaaaattttgttattcttttgtTAGATATCTATAACAATCTATtacaatatatacaaacaaacGACCACTAAAGTTACCCATCCATCCCATTTAAATCTTTGACACGTATTAAATTCTTAGGTTTTTCTGTAAAATCACCGCTCTTCTGTCCATTACCCAGTCTATATAAGAGTGTGTTAGTTTTAGttgaataaagtttaatt comes from the Vigna radiata var. radiata cultivar VC1973A chromosome 2, Vradiata_ver6, whole genome shotgun sequence genome and includes:
- the LOC106755738 gene encoding uncharacterized protein LOC106755738, with the protein product MSCSSGTVLSVCASLSSPLPPSRTPNPNSNSLSFSFSFSWLSSFPSLTLSTSRSAKNPPNPSRSQDSFIRAAYTRRSRGEAAKKPSRKSWKQRTDMYMRPFLLNVFFSKRFIHAKVVHRGTSKVICVATTNAKDLRNSLPSLIDHNACKVVGRLIAERSMEADVFAVAYEPRKDERIEGRLGIVLDTIKENGIIFI